From Salvia splendens isolate huo1 chromosome 3, SspV2, whole genome shotgun sequence, a single genomic window includes:
- the LOC121796361 gene encoding protein CONTINUOUS VASCULAR RING 1-like isoform X2: MGDEKSLGVMGGSGSGRDRDRELLITVADSVDRRIDDDGPSSASVSSSHHHPGRETFYKVVRSWASKKFMTGCVILLPIAITFYITWWFIHFVDGFFSPIYAQLGIDIFGLGFVTSITFIFLVGVFMSSWLGTSVLGIGEWFIKRMPFIRHIYNASKQISAAISPDQNTRAFKEVAIIRHPRIGEYAFGFITSSLTLQERKSSHVCMSQRTIFTSVISSW, translated from the exons ATGGGAGATGAGAAATCTCTCGGAGTGATGGGCGGCAGCGGCAGTGGCAGAGATAGAGATCGCGAGCTTCTAATAACGGTGGCTGATTCTGTTGACCGCCGCATCGATGACGACGGCCCCTCCTCCGCATCCGTTTCCTCCTCCCACCACCATCCTGGCCGTGAG ACATTTTACAAAGTTGTGCGGAGCTGGGCTTCAAAGAAATTCATGACTGGATG TGTCATCCTTCTACCAATAGCTATTACTTTCTATATAACATGGTGGTTCATTCATTTCGTGGATGGATTTTTCTCTCCTATTTATGCTCAACTTGGAATTGATATATTTG GTTTGGGATTTGTGACCTCcattacttttattttcttgGTTGGAGTATTCATGTCATCATGGTTGGGGACTTCTGTTTTGGGCATTGGAGAGTGGTTTATTAAGCGTATGCCCTTCATTCGTCATATTTACAATGCCTCGAAGCAGATTAGTGCTGCCATATCTCCAG ATCAGAACACACGTGCTTTCAAAGAAGTGGCGATAATAAGGCATCCACGTATCGGTGAATATGCATTCGGGTTCATCACTTCATCTCTCACACTTCAG GAGAGGAAGAGCTCTCATGTGTGTATGTCCCAACGAACCATCTTTACATCGGTGATATCTTCCTGGTGA
- the LOC121796361 gene encoding protein LIKE COV 1-like isoform X1, which translates to MGDEKSLGVMGGSGSGRDRDRELLITVADSVDRRIDDDGPSSASVSSSHHHPGRETFYKVVRSWASKKFMTGCVILLPIAITFYITWWFIHFVDGFFSPIYAQLGIDIFGLGFVTSITFIFLVGVFMSSWLGTSVLGIGEWFIKRMPFIRHIYNASKQISAAISPDQNTRAFKEVAIIRHPRIGEYAFGFITSSLTLQSYSGEEELSCVYVPTNHLYIGDIFLVNAKDVIRPNLSVREGIEIVVSGGMSMPQILATLDPRTTQLDRIRPDRS; encoded by the exons ATGGGAGATGAGAAATCTCTCGGAGTGATGGGCGGCAGCGGCAGTGGCAGAGATAGAGATCGCGAGCTTCTAATAACGGTGGCTGATTCTGTTGACCGCCGCATCGATGACGACGGCCCCTCCTCCGCATCCGTTTCCTCCTCCCACCACCATCCTGGCCGTGAG ACATTTTACAAAGTTGTGCGGAGCTGGGCTTCAAAGAAATTCATGACTGGATG TGTCATCCTTCTACCAATAGCTATTACTTTCTATATAACATGGTGGTTCATTCATTTCGTGGATGGATTTTTCTCTCCTATTTATGCTCAACTTGGAATTGATATATTTG GTTTGGGATTTGTGACCTCcattacttttattttcttgGTTGGAGTATTCATGTCATCATGGTTGGGGACTTCTGTTTTGGGCATTGGAGAGTGGTTTATTAAGCGTATGCCCTTCATTCGTCATATTTACAATGCCTCGAAGCAGATTAGTGCTGCCATATCTCCAG ATCAGAACACACGTGCTTTCAAAGAAGTGGCGATAATAAGGCATCCACGTATCGGTGAATATGCATTCGGGTTCATCACTTCATCTCTCACACTTCAG AGTTATTCAGGAGAGGAAGAGCTCTCATGTGTGTATGTCCCAACGAACCATCTTTACATCGGTGATATCTTCCTGGTGAATGCTAAAGATGTTATCAGACCGAACTTGTCTGTAAGAGAAGGAATTG AAATCGTGGTATCTGGTGGCATGTCGATGCCCCAAATCCTAGCTACCTTGGATCCAAGAACTACTCAGCTCGATAGAATCAGACCGGATAGATCATAG
- the LOC121796310 gene encoding probable LRR receptor-like serine/threonine-protein kinase At1g63430, with amino-acid sequence MISLPLLLGLGLFFTDCFAFPSNEVEALTAFKRAIFEDPLLVLSNWNPLVSDPCSNAGDQVVKINISDASIKGFIAPEFHKLSALQELLLHGNLLIGTIPKEIGRLTNLKVLDLGSNQLTGSIPHEIGNLTGIQKINLQSNVLTGKLPYELGTLRYLEELRLDRNKLLGTIPAANGSDFSPVKHGMYASNASHLGFCGASQLKVFDLSHNFFVGSIPGCLDYVPRSSFLGNCLQDKDPKQRPAAQCGAASPNKTQAGVNTKHKPIEGRPSGHQSRSSKPVWILVLEIVTGFLIGSLFVVAVFTIAHKWKRRPSIIIPWKKSSSTKDYMTMYIDSEAMKDVVRYSREELELACEDFSNIIGSSPDSVVYKGTVKGGPEIAVISFCIKEDQWTGYLELYFQKEVADLARLNHENTGKLLGYCRESSPFTRMLVFEYASNGTLHEHLHYGEGCQFSWTRRMKIIIGIARGLKYLHTQLDPPFTISELNSSSVYLTDDFSPKLVDFECWKTIISRSEKSSGTISNEGAVCILPSSMEGRHLDVQGNIYAFGILLLEIVSGRPPYCKEKGCLVDWAKEFLEIPDVMSYVVDRELKHFQYEDLKVICEVVNLCIHPNSSRRTTTMRELCSTLENGIDTSISAEMKSSLAWAELALGL; translated from the exons ATGATATCTTTACCTCTTTTGCTCGGTTTAGGACTCTTCTTCACAGATTGCTTCGCATTTCCCTCAAATGAAG TTGAAGCTTTGACTGCTTTCAAGAGAGCTATATTTGAGGACCCTTTGCTGGTGCTGTCAAATTGGAACCCTCTTGTTTCAGATCCTTGCTCGAACGCGGGAGACCAAGTTGTAAAGAT TAATATATCTGATGCATCTATAAAAGGGTTTATTGCACCGGAGTTTCACAAGCTCTCTGCCTTGCAAGAGTT ACTTTTGCATGGGAATTTGTTGATTGGTACCATACCTAAGGAGATTGGCCGGTTGACGAACCTCAAGGTGTTGGATTTGGGGTCGAACCAGCTGACAGGCTCAATCCCACACGAGATTGGTAACTTAACCGGCATCCAGAAAAT AAACCTTCAGTCCAATGTGTTAACTGGGAAATTGCCTTACGAACTCGGGACCCTAAGATACCTTGAGGAGCTTCGGCTCGATAGAAACAAGCTTCTAGGAACTATCCCTGCTGCGAATGGCTCTGATTTTTCGCCTGTCAAGCATGGAAT GTATGCTTCGAATGCCAGCCATTTGGGGTTTTGCGGAGCCTCCCAATTGAAAGTATTCGACTTATCACACAACTTTTTCGTTGGAAGCATTCCCGGTTGCTTGGACTACGTACCTAG ATCAAGTTTTCTTGGAAATTGCCTTCAAGATAAGGATCCCAAGCAGCGTCCTGCTGCGCAATGTG GTGCTGCTTCGCCTAATAAAACTCAGGCGGGAGTCAACACGAAGCACAAGCCTATTGAAGGTCGGCCGTCAGGACATCAATCGAGGAGCTCAAAACCAGTGTGGATCTTGGTTCTTGAAATAGTGACGGGGTTCTTGATTGGTTCGCTCTTTGTTGTTGCTGTTTTTACCATCGCTCACAAGTGGAAGAGACGGCCTTCGATCATTATTCCGTGGAAGAAGTCTTCGAGCACAAAAGATTACATGACCATGTACATAG ATTCTGAGGCAATGAAGGATGTCGTGAGATATAGCAGAGAAGAGCTCGAGTTAGCCTGTGAGGATTTCAGCAACATCATCGGTTCGTCTCCGGATAGCGTGGTATACAAAGGCACTGTAAAAGGCGGCCCCGAAATTGCTGTGATATCTTTCTGTATCAAAGAAGATCAGTGGACAGGTTATCTGGAGCTTTACTTTCAAAAAGAG GTGGCTGACTTAGCTAGATTAAACCATGAAAACACCGGGAAACTGCTTGGCTATTGCAGAGAAAGCAGCCCGTTTACGAGGATGCTGGTGTTCGAGTACGCATCTAACGGGACACTTCACGAACACCTTCACT ATGGAGAAGGATGCCAGTTTTCTTGGACGCGGCGAATGAAAATTATCATCGGGATTGCTCGGGGGCTTAAGTATCTGCACACGCAGCTCGACCCTCCTTTTACTATATCGGAGTTGAATTCTAGTTCCGTCTATCTGACCGACGACTTCTCCCCTAAG CTCGTTGATTTCGAATGCTGGAAGACGATCATCTCGAGATCGGAGAAGAGCTCAGGGACGATAAGCAACGAAGGAGCGGTTTGCATCCTTCCGAGCTCGATGGAGGGTCGTCATCTAGACGTGCAGGGCAACATCTACGCGTTCGGGATTCTCTTACTCGAGATTGTGAGTGGAAGGCCTCCGTATTGCAAAGAAAAAGGCTGCTTAGTCGACTGG GCAAAAGAGTTCTTGGAAATCCCAGACGTGATGTCGTACGTAGTGGATCGCGAGCTGAAGCATTTCCAATACGAGGACCTCAAAGTGATATGCGAGGTGGTGAACCTGTGCATCCATCCTAACTCGAGCCGGAGGACGACGACCATGCGGGAGCTGTGCTCGACGCTGGAGAATGGGATCGACACTTCCATATCGGCGGAGATGAAGTCGTCGCTGGCTTGGGCCGAGCTTGCGCTCGGCTTGTGA